In a genomic window of Thermus albus:
- the thiC gene encoding phosphomethylpyrimidine synthase ThiC, which translates to MTQLEAARKGIVTEEMAYVAEKEGVSPEVVREGVASGRIVIPRNPNHRTLKDFKGIGEGLSVKVNANLGTSYDYVNLEEEVAKAQVAIRYGADTIMDLSTGGDLRAIRERILEVATVPLGTVPIYEAEFRAARRKSFFDMSADELFQVIDEHGKQGVDYITVHVGVTLKNLEVYRHTERTTGIVSRGGGLLAAWMLKRGEENPLYARFDDLLDIARTYDMTLSLGDGLRPGSLADSTDRAQMAELLTIGELVERARRAGVQAMVEGPGHIPLNEVATNVQIQKKLTGHAPFYILGMLPVDTTAGFDHIAGAIGGALAGWMGADMLCYLTPAEHLGLPTPEHVKEGVIAFKIAAHAADVARGNPRALERNRLMSEARYRLDWEGQFALCLYPEEARRLKEERGSKTKACSMCGPFCPMNLVEAVLKGRARMELPVG; encoded by the coding sequence ATGACCCAGCTGGAAGCGGCGAGAAAAGGCATCGTCACCGAGGAGATGGCCTATGTGGCCGAAAAGGAGGGGGTTTCCCCGGAAGTGGTGCGGGAAGGGGTGGCTTCGGGCCGGATCGTAATCCCCCGGAACCCCAACCACCGCACCCTTAAGGACTTCAAGGGGATCGGGGAGGGGCTTAGCGTGAAGGTGAACGCCAACCTGGGCACCTCCTACGATTACGTGAACCTGGAGGAGGAGGTGGCGAAGGCCCAGGTGGCCATCCGCTATGGGGCGGATACCATCATGGACCTCTCCACGGGAGGGGACCTAAGGGCCATAAGGGAGCGGATCCTCGAGGTGGCCACGGTCCCCTTGGGTACCGTGCCCATCTACGAGGCGGAGTTCCGCGCCGCCAGGAGGAAGAGCTTCTTTGACATGTCCGCGGACGAACTCTTCCAGGTGATTGACGAGCACGGGAAGCAGGGGGTGGACTACATCACCGTGCACGTGGGGGTGACCCTGAAGAACCTGGAGGTCTACCGTCACACAGAGCGCACCACGGGGATCGTGAGCCGGGGCGGGGGGCTCCTGGCCGCCTGGATGCTGAAGCGGGGGGAGGAGAACCCCCTCTACGCCCGCTTTGACGACCTCTTGGACATCGCCCGCACCTACGACATGACCCTTTCCTTGGGGGATGGCCTCAGGCCCGGTTCCCTGGCGGACAGCACCGACCGGGCCCAGATGGCCGAGCTCCTCACCATTGGGGAGTTGGTGGAAAGGGCCCGCCGGGCGGGGGTGCAGGCCATGGTGGAGGGGCCTGGGCACATCCCCTTGAACGAGGTGGCCACCAACGTGCAGATCCAAAAGAAGCTCACCGGCCACGCTCCCTTCTACATCCTGGGCATGCTCCCCGTGGATACCACCGCCGGCTTTGACCACATCGCCGGGGCCATCGGCGGGGCCTTGGCGGGCTGGATGGGGGCGGATATGCTCTGCTACCTCACGCCGGCGGAGCACCTGGGCCTCCCCACCCCAGAGCACGTAAAGGAGGGGGTGATCGCCTTCAAGATCGCCGCCCATGCCGCCGACGTGGCCCGGGGGAACCCTCGGGCTTTGGAGCGGAACCGCCTCATGTCCGAGGCCCGCTACCGCCTGGACTGGGAAGGCCAGTTCGCCCTCTGCCTCTATCCCGAGGAAGCCCGGAGGCTCAAGGAGGAGCGGGGCTCCAAGACCAAGGCCTGCAGCATGTGCGGCCCCTTCTGCCCCATGAACCTGGTGGAGGCGGTCCTTAAGGGGCGGGCCCGGATGGAACTGCCCGTGGGTTAG
- a CDS encoding NAD(P)/FAD-dependent oxidoreductase, which yields MKADAIVVGAGIIGALAAYELRKRGLSVLLLDAGKEGAATLASAGMLAPYPEGLSGEVLQAALLGLEYYPILMEDLRGWGLEVEAGFSGTQVVALTQGEEEAWEAREPLSYPVRGGRKVRTFPGGYVHPRRLREALLKALASMDTPLIQAEVERVEPGRVQGRGREGAFSAQARRTLLAVGAWAGRFGLRVRPLKGEALVLVGPPEAQPPQPLFAGEGYLLPREGGVYVGATSREGWAPGVDLFGLRWLADYAHERFPELEGARFREALWGYRPVGELFVGQVEEGVWAAVGHGRNGVLLAPWTAKRILELMGVEP from the coding sequence GTGAAGGCGGACGCCATCGTGGTGGGGGCCGGCATCATCGGGGCCCTGGCGGCCTATGAGCTTCGGAAGCGGGGGCTTTCCGTCCTCCTCCTGGATGCCGGCAAGGAAGGGGCCGCCACCCTGGCCAGCGCGGGCATGCTGGCCCCCTACCCCGAGGGGCTTTCCGGGGAGGTGCTTCAGGCCGCCCTCTTGGGCCTGGAGTACTACCCCATCCTCATGGAGGACCTTAGGGGTTGGGGCTTAGAGGTGGAGGCGGGCTTTTCCGGTACCCAGGTGGTGGCCCTCACCCAGGGCGAGGAGGAGGCCTGGGAGGCCAGAGAACCCCTTTCCTACCCGGTGCGAGGTGGAAGAAAGGTGCGCACCTTCCCCGGGGGATACGTGCATCCCAGAAGGCTACGGGAGGCCTTGCTGAAGGCCCTGGCCTCCATGGACACCCCTCTTATCCAGGCGGAGGTGGAAAGGGTGGAGCCGGGGCGGGTCCAGGGGCGGGGCAGGGAAGGGGCGTTTTCCGCCCAGGCCAGGCGCACCCTCCTGGCGGTGGGGGCCTGGGCCGGGCGGTTTGGCCTTAGGGTGCGCCCCCTAAAGGGGGAGGCCCTGGTCCTGGTGGGGCCTCCTGAGGCCCAGCCCCCTCAGCCCCTTTTTGCCGGGGAGGGTTATCTCCTCCCCCGGGAAGGGGGGGTGTACGTGGGGGCCACCAGCCGGGAAGGGTGGGCCCCAGGGGTGGACCTCTTTGGGCTACGGTGGCTTGCAGACTACGCCCATGAGCGCTTTCCAGAGCTGGAAGGGGCGCGCTTTAGGGAAGCCCTTTGGGGGTATAGGCCGGTGGGGGAGCTCTTCGTGGGCCAGGTGGAGGAGGGCGTATGGGCGGCGGTGGGCCACGGGAGGAATGGGGTCCTCCTGGCCCCTTGGACGGCCAAAAGGATTCTGGAACTCATGGGGGTGGAACCATGA
- a CDS encoding thiazole synthase encodes MDTWKVGDTELKSRLILGSGKFKDFGVMREAIRASGAEVVTVAIRRVEARMPGHVGLLEALEGVRLLPNTAGAKTAEKALRIARLGRVLTGERWVKLEVIPDPSYLLPDPLETLKAAEKLLEEGFTVLPYIGPDLVVAKRLAALGTATVMPLAAPIGSGWGVRTRALLELFAREKASLPPVVVDAGLGLPSHAAEVMEMGLDAVLVNTAIAEAKDPVAIAEAFRLAVEAGRKAYLAGPMRPREGASPSSPTEGVPLGGVSR; translated from the coding sequence ATGGACACCTGGAAGGTAGGGGATACCGAGCTTAAAAGCCGCCTCATCCTGGGCTCGGGCAAGTTCAAGGACTTTGGGGTGATGCGGGAGGCCATTAGGGCTTCAGGGGCCGAGGTGGTCACCGTGGCCATCCGCCGGGTGGAGGCCAGGATGCCCGGGCATGTGGGACTCCTGGAGGCCCTGGAGGGGGTTAGGCTTCTCCCCAACACCGCCGGGGCCAAAACCGCGGAGAAGGCCCTTAGGATTGCCCGGTTGGGCCGGGTCCTCACGGGGGAGAGGTGGGTGAAACTGGAAGTGATCCCCGATCCCAGCTATCTCCTTCCCGACCCCCTAGAGACCCTGAAGGCGGCGGAAAAGCTTCTGGAGGAAGGTTTCACGGTCCTCCCCTATATCGGCCCCGACCTGGTCGTGGCCAAGAGGCTTGCGGCGCTGGGCACGGCCACGGTGATGCCCTTGGCGGCCCCCATCGGCTCCGGCTGGGGGGTGCGGACCCGAGCTCTTTTGGAGCTCTTTGCCCGGGAGAAGGCCTCCCTTCCCCCGGTGGTGGTGGACGCGGGGCTGGGCCTACCCTCCCATGCGGCGGAGGTGATGGAGATGGGCCTGGATGCGGTACTGGTCAACACCGCCATCGCCGAGGCCAAGGACCCCGTGGCCATAGCCGAGGCCTTCCGCTTGGCGGTGGAGGCGGGGAGGAAGGCGTACCTGGCGGGGCCCATGCGGCCCAGGGAGGGGGCGAGCCCCTCGAGCCCCACGGAGGGCGTTCCGTTGGGAGGGGTTAGCCGGTGA
- the thiS gene encoding sulfur carrier protein ThiS: MVWLNGEAKPLEGKTLREVLEELGVEPSRVAVLLNEEAYPGRELPHRVLREGDVVEVVTLMQGG, encoded by the coding sequence ATGGTGTGGCTTAACGGCGAGGCCAAGCCCTTGGAAGGAAAGACGCTTAGGGAGGTCCTGGAGGAGCTGGGTGTGGAGCCATCCCGGGTGGCGGTCTTGCTCAACGAGGAGGCCTACCCGGGGCGGGAGCTTCCCCACCGCGTCCTGAGGGAAGGGGATGTGGTGGAGGTGGTCACCCTCATGCAAGGAGGCTAG
- the thiE gene encoding thiamine phosphate synthase has translation MLGRLYLVVTPRPGWSFGEILDRTERALAGGVEVVQLRAKDWEARPILELGERMLSLARRYGAPFFLNDRPDLAALLGADGVHLGQGDLTPQEARRFFSGMVGRSTHAPEQARKALEEGADYLSVGPVWETPTKPGRPAAGLAYVRWARENLPEKPWYAIGGITLENLDEVLQAGASRVVVVRAILDAENPEKAARAFRERLYGVA, from the coding sequence TTGCTGGGAAGGCTTTATTTGGTGGTAACCCCTAGGCCCGGTTGGTCCTTTGGGGAGATCTTAGACCGCACGGAAAGAGCCTTGGCGGGCGGGGTAGAGGTGGTGCAGCTCCGGGCCAAGGACTGGGAGGCCAGGCCCATCCTGGAGCTAGGGGAAAGGATGCTCTCCCTAGCCCGGCGCTACGGGGCGCCCTTCTTCCTCAACGACCGGCCGGACCTGGCGGCCCTCCTGGGAGCCGATGGGGTGCACCTGGGGCAGGGGGACCTTACACCCCAGGAAGCCCGTCGCTTTTTCTCCGGCATGGTGGGCCGCTCCACCCACGCCCCTGAGCAGGCCCGGAAAGCCTTGGAGGAGGGTGCCGACTACCTCTCCGTGGGGCCGGTCTGGGAAACCCCCACCAAGCCGGGAAGGCCCGCCGCCGGCCTGGCCTATGTGCGCTGGGCCAGGGAAAACCTTCCGGAAAAGCCCTGGTACGCCATCGGCGGCATCACCCTGGAGAACCTGGACGAGGTTTTGCAAGCCGGGGCAAGCCGGGTGGTGGTGGTGCGGGCCATCCTGGATGCGGAAAACCCGGAAAAGGCAGCGCGGGCTTTTCGGGAGAGGCTTTATGGTGTGGCTTAA
- a CDS encoding nitrite/sulfite reductase, translating to MGETLFEKGRSLNQAEAEIRYLEAMIPRLEAGEEDPEDFRVYRLKNGIYGIRGRPEHHMVRIKLPAGRISPEALRVLAEVAEQYAENRLAHVTTRQAVQLHHVHRRYLPELLRKVNRVGLTTREACGHSIRAITCCPFAGVSPEEPFDVTPYAEATYRYFLRHPVGQNLPRKFKIAFEGCGTDHARTPIHDIGAVAALEGGKRGFRLYVGGGLGAAPMSAEPLEPFTPEEDLLPTILAVLRLFDRHGNRKVLTQARLKFLVKKWGIAAFREAVREERRIVKLTASGEDLKAWQPPQDSSPPPLPSPPRKPFSFAPGFDEWRRTNLFRQKQEGYYTVTVRLPLGDITPKGLRALAAIAETYAGEVRSAISQNLLLRFVPEEALGGLYEALLQAGLASPQAHTILDITRCPGADTCNLAITHSRGLAQALEAHLANLPLVRDPGLRPIAMKISGCPNSCGQHHIADIGFYGSSRKVGEREVPHYTLLLGGRTREGEARFGQIVARIPARRTPEAVERILRRYQQERQEGENFQAFLDRVGVASFKPLLADLQEIPPYEEAPGFYEDLGAEGEVFQVSLGRGECAV from the coding sequence ATGGGCGAGACCTTGTTTGAGAAAGGAAGGAGCCTAAACCAGGCGGAAGCGGAGATCCGCTACCTGGAGGCCATGATCCCCCGCCTCGAGGCGGGGGAGGAAGACCCTGAGGATTTCAGGGTCTACCGCTTAAAAAACGGCATCTACGGCATCCGGGGTAGGCCCGAGCATCATATGGTCCGCATCAAGCTTCCTGCGGGGCGGATCAGCCCGGAGGCGCTAAGGGTCTTGGCGGAGGTGGCCGAGCAGTACGCAGAGAACCGCCTGGCCCACGTGACCACCCGTCAGGCGGTCCAGCTACACCATGTGCACCGCAGGTACCTACCGGAGCTTTTGCGCAAGGTAAACCGGGTAGGCCTCACCACCCGCGAGGCCTGCGGCCACTCCATCCGGGCCATCACCTGCTGCCCCTTTGCCGGGGTCTCCCCCGAGGAACCCTTCGACGTGACCCCTTACGCCGAGGCCACCTACCGCTACTTCCTCCGCCACCCCGTGGGGCAGAACCTGCCCCGTAAGTTCAAGATCGCCTTTGAGGGATGCGGCACCGACCACGCCCGCACCCCCATCCACGACATTGGAGCGGTGGCGGCGTTGGAGGGGGGCAAAAGAGGCTTCCGCCTCTACGTGGGTGGGGGCCTGGGGGCTGCTCCCATGAGCGCCGAGCCCTTGGAGCCCTTCACCCCAGAGGAGGACCTTCTCCCCACCATCCTAGCCGTTCTCCGCCTCTTTGACCGCCATGGCAACCGCAAGGTCCTAACCCAGGCCCGGCTTAAGTTCCTGGTCAAGAAGTGGGGGATCGCCGCCTTTCGCGAGGCGGTGCGGGAGGAAAGGCGCATCGTGAAGTTAACCGCCAGCGGGGAGGATCTCAAGGCCTGGCAGCCGCCCCAGGACTCCTCGCCTCCTCCCCTACCCTCCCCCCCAAGAAAACCCTTCTCCTTTGCCCCGGGGTTTGACGAGTGGCGCCGCACCAACCTCTTCCGCCAGAAGCAGGAGGGGTACTATACCGTCACCGTTCGCCTCCCCTTGGGGGACATCACACCCAAGGGGCTTAGGGCCCTGGCGGCAATCGCCGAAACCTATGCCGGCGAGGTGCGAAGCGCCATCAGCCAGAACCTCCTCCTCCGCTTTGTGCCGGAGGAAGCCTTGGGCGGGCTCTACGAAGCCCTTTTGCAGGCCGGTCTAGCCTCTCCCCAGGCCCATACCATCCTGGACATCACCCGCTGCCCCGGGGCCGATACCTGTAACCTGGCCATCACCCACTCCCGGGGCCTGGCGCAAGCCCTCGAGGCCCACTTGGCAAACCTTCCCCTGGTCCGCGACCCCGGGCTAAGACCCATCGCCATGAAGATCTCCGGCTGCCCAAACTCCTGCGGCCAGCACCACATCGCCGACATCGGCTTCTATGGGTCCAGCCGCAAGGTGGGGGAGAGGGAGGTTCCCCATTACACCCTGCTCCTGGGCGGGCGCACTCGGGAAGGGGAAGCTCGCTTCGGCCAGATCGTGGCCCGCATTCCCGCGAGGCGCACTCCAGAGGCGGTGGAAAGGATCCTTAGGCGCTACCAGCAGGAACGGCAGGAGGGGGAAAACTTCCAAGCCTTCCTAGACCGGGTAGGGGTAGCCTCCTTCAAGCCCCTTCTGGCCGATCTTCAGGAGATCCCCCCTTACGAGGAGGCCCCGGGGTTCTACGAGGATCTGGGAGCGGAAGGGGAGGTTTTCCAGGTGAGCCTGGGGCGGGGAGAGTGCGCCGTATAG
- a CDS encoding uroporphyrinogen-III synthase, which produces MRLAYTGFRRREEFKVLAKKLGFTPLLFPVQATEKVPVPEYWDALWRLASGVDLFLATTGVGVRELLEGGRALGLDLEGSLRRAHRLARGTKAARTLRELGHPPHGVGDGTSLSLVPLLPEGPGAAALQLYGKPLPLLEKVLEEKGYRVLSLMPYRHLPDPKGIHLLEEGILAGGVDAVAFVAAIQVEFLFEGARNPEGLKEAFRRGVRAVAVGRVTADALREWGVAPFYVDQQERLGSMLQGFLRALREVV; this is translated from the coding sequence ATGCGACTGGCCTATACCGGTTTCAGGAGGAGGGAGGAGTTCAAGGTCCTAGCGAAAAAGCTAGGCTTCACCCCCCTCCTTTTCCCCGTGCAGGCCACGGAGAAGGTACCCGTGCCCGAGTACTGGGATGCCCTTTGGCGGCTGGCCTCAGGGGTAGACCTGTTCCTGGCCACCACCGGGGTGGGTGTGAGGGAGCTCCTGGAGGGGGGAAGGGCTTTAGGGCTGGACCTCGAGGGTAGCCTGCGCCGAGCCCACCGCCTAGCCCGGGGAACCAAGGCGGCCAGGACCCTAAGGGAACTGGGGCATCCTCCCCACGGGGTGGGGGACGGCACCAGCCTAAGCCTCGTCCCCCTGCTTCCCGAAGGGCCCGGGGCAGCTGCCCTCCAGCTCTACGGCAAGCCCCTCCCCCTTCTGGAAAAGGTCCTGGAAGAAAAGGGCTACCGTGTCCTTTCCCTCATGCCTTACCGCCACCTGCCGGACCCCAAGGGCATCCACCTTTTGGAGGAGGGCATCCTTGCCGGTGGGGTGGATGCGGTAGCCTTTGTGGCCGCCATCCAGGTGGAGTTCCTCTTTGAAGGAGCTAGGAATCCAGAAGGACTTAAGGAAGCCTTTCGGCGAGGGGTGAGAGCTGTTGCCGTGGGCAGGGTTACCGCGGATGCCCTAAGGGAATGGGGGGTAGCTCCGTTTTACGTGGACCAACAGGAAAGGCTGGGAAGCATGTTGCAAGGGTTTTTGCGCGCTTTGCGGGAGGTGGTATGA
- a CDS encoding phosphoadenylyl-sulfate reductase — protein MDKVEAAKAIIQEALAGSQAPCFTCSFQAEDVAMLHLLLGERPDVPVLFLDTGYHFPEVYAYRDELRERLGFRLVNLTPNLSREEQEKLYGKLYETDPARCCQMRKVEPLFQALEGYDTWFTGLRREQSPTRANLKPLEEAILPSGHRLRKVSPLYDWTLKEVFAYLAVADLPYLPLYDQGYLSIGCAPCTAKPLDPKDPRSGRWAGKGKLECGIHLHGKEE, from the coding sequence ATGGACAAGGTAGAGGCGGCAAAGGCCATCATCCAGGAGGCGCTAGCCGGTAGCCAGGCTCCCTGCTTCACCTGCAGCTTCCAGGCAGAGGATGTGGCAATGCTACACCTCCTCCTAGGCGAAAGGCCCGATGTTCCCGTCCTCTTCCTGGACACCGGCTACCACTTCCCCGAGGTCTACGCCTACCGGGATGAGCTAAGGGAACGGCTGGGCTTCCGGCTTGTCAACCTCACTCCCAATCTCTCTCGGGAGGAGCAGGAGAAGCTCTACGGGAAGCTTTACGAGACCGATCCAGCCCGTTGCTGCCAAATGCGCAAGGTGGAACCCCTTTTCCAGGCCCTGGAGGGCTACGACACCTGGTTTACAGGCCTCAGGCGGGAACAATCCCCCACCCGGGCCAATCTGAAGCCTCTAGAGGAGGCCATCCTCCCCAGCGGCCACCGCCTGAGGAAGGTAAGCCCCCTATACGACTGGACCCTAAAGGAGGTCTTTGCCTACCTGGCTGTAGCTGACCTCCCCTACCTCCCCCTTTACGACCAAGGTTATCTCTCCATCGGCTGTGCCCCTTGCACGGCCAAGCCCTTGGACCCCAAGGACCCCCGCTCCGGCCGCTGGGCGGGCAAGGGGAA